A single genomic interval of Erigeron canadensis isolate Cc75 unplaced genomic scaffold, C_canadensis_v1 Conyza_canadensis_unscaffolded:263, whole genome shotgun sequence harbors:
- the LOC122584400 gene encoding uncharacterized protein LOC122584400 yields MEGLKVIGAGTATIALAGAAVGIGKIFSFALTEAIALFALMMAFLILFSIQFRYRSGRRLGWGRSSLIILLRTFWYVLPPNYRSDPADEKENSALLLSRRTYPPKDSWNFSPPFGYAGTKSPLTTNQQTSSGWVLPGRSEQQVTPRRRFSSWAAVSRSRGRFAPCPRIWVICSHTMLLQSDLAGERSQFATENKTASERTFVRFFSTKHGSLRITVGRWLPKETPIRSAPRLGGIYLIPITRRGSL; encoded by the exons ATGGAGGGTTTAAAAGTCATCGGTGCTGGAACTGCTACAATTGCTTTAGCTGGAGCTGCAGTCGGAATTGGAAAGATATTCA GCTTTGCTCTCACGGAAGCCATTGCCTTGTTTGCTCTTATGATGGCCTTTCTGATCTTATTC AGCATTCAGTTCAGGTACCGCAGCGGTCGACGACTTGGCTGGGGCAGATCTTCACTCATTATCCTTCTTCGAACCTTTTGGTATGTATTGCCCCCTAACTATAGATCAGATCCAGCAGACGAGAAAGAAAATTCCGCACTGCTGCTGAGTCGTCGGACTTATCCACCAAAGGATTCGTGGAATTTCT CGCCCCCTTTTGGGTATGCAGGTACTAAGAGTCCTCTCACTACCAACCAGCAGACATCATCTGGCTGGGTCTTGCCG GGGAGATCGGAGCAACAGGTAACGCCTAGACGACGTTTTTCTTCCTGGGCTGCAGTAAGTAGATCGAGAGGTCGTTTCGCCCCTTGTCCCCGAATATGGGTAATATGTTCTCATACAATGTTGCTCCAATCTGACCTAGCTGGCGAGCGATCCCAGTTCGCGACAGAGAACAAGACAGCAAGCGAGCGTACCTTTGTTCGCTTCTTCTCCACCAAGCACGGAAGTTTAAGGATAACTGTAGGTCGGTGGCTACCTAAGGAAACTCCGATTCGATCCGCCCCCCGGCTGGGAGGCATCTACCTCATCCCGATCACAAGGAGAGGTTCACTATGA
- the LOC122584417 gene encoding NADH-ubiquinone oxidoreductase chain 1, which produces MYIAVPAEILGIILPLLLGVAFLVLAERKVMAFVQRRKGPDVVGSFGLLQPLADGFKLIIKEPISPSSANFFLFRMAPVATFMLSLVAWAVVPFDYGMVLSDLNIGLLYLFAISSLGVYGIIIAGWSSN; this is translated from the coding sequence ATGTACATAGCAGTTCCAGCTGAAATACTTGGAATAATTCTACCACTTCTACTAGGAGTAGCCTTTTTAGTGCTAGCTGAACGTAAAGTAATGGCTTTTGTGCAACGTCGAAAGGGTCCTGATGTAGTGGGATCGTTTGGATTGTTACAACCTCTAGCAGATGGttttaaattgattataaaAGAACCTATTTCACCAAGTAGTGCAAATTTCTTCCTTTTTAGAATGGCTCCAGTGGCTACATTTATGTTAAGTCTGGTCGCTTGGGCCGTTGTACCTTTTGATTATGGTATGGTATTGTCAGATTTGAACATAGGGCTACTTTATTTGTTTGCCATATCTTCGCTAGGTGTTTATGGAATTATTATAGCAGGTTGGTCTAGTAATTAG
- the LOC122584415 gene encoding ATP synthase protein MI25-like — translation MRLSSTNMQARKMLFAAILFICALSSKKILIYNEEMIVACCFIGFIIFSRKSLGKTFKVTLDGRIQAIQEELQQFLNPNEVVLLESNEQQRLLRISLRICGTVVESLPMARSAPKCEKTVQALLCRNLNVKSATLPNATSSRRIRLQDDLVTGFHFSVSERFVPGSTLKASIVELIREGLVVLRMVRVGAE, via the coding sequence ATGAGATTGAGTTCCACGAATATGCAGGCTAGAAAGATGCTATTTGCTGCTATTctatttatttgtgcattaaGTTCGAAGAAGATCTTAATCTATAATGAAGAAATGATAGTAGCTTGTTGTTTTATAGGCTTTATTATATTCAGTCGGAAGAGTTTAGGTAAGACTTTCAAAGTTACTCTCGACGGGAGAATCCAGGCTATTCAGGAAGAATTACAGCAATTCCTCAATCCTAACGAAGTAGTTCTTTTGGAATCCAATGAACAACAACGATTACTTAGGATCAGCTTGCGAATTTGTGGCACCGTAGTAGAATCATTACCAATGGCACGCAGCGCGCCTAAGTGCGAAAAGACAGTGCAAGCTTTGTTATGCCGAAACCTAAATGTTAAGTCAGCAACACTTCCAAATGCCACTTCTTCCCGTCGCATCCGTCTTCAGGACGATCTAGTCACAGGTTTTCACTTCTCAGTGAGTGAAAGATTTGTCCCCGGGTCTACGTTGAAAGCTTCTATAGTAGAACTCATTCGGGAGGGCTTGGTGGTCTTAAGAATGGTTCGGGTGGGGGCTGAATAA